DNA sequence from the Streptomyces sp. CA-210063 genome:
TTCCGCATCCCTGATCGCACGCTTCAGCGGTGTGCGGCGGGATTCCGTCAGGGTGGTGCTGGCGATTCCCGGGGCACACCGTTATCCGCTCGAGTCCGGGGTTGTGGCCGATATGGCGCGCAGGGCCGCTGTGTTGGGTGAGGTCATGTCGCCGGTCGCGGAGGTGGAGGCCTGGATCTACACGGCACGGGCGTATCGGCTGCCGAATCTCCGGTTGGCGGATGCGGAACGGTGGATCGCGGACTGGGCTGTACTGCCGAAGGAGCCTCTGCTGTCGCGGGATGCCGTACCGGGAAACTCGCTCGGTCGGGGCGCGGAGGAATACGGTCTCTTCGATGCGGAGGATGCCGCCGAGGCGGTCAAGGGGATTACGCAGAGCCTCCCTGAAAGCGAGGTCGCGACCCTTGTCCTGTTCTACTTCTGGGGACTCCACTCCGAAGGCACGGCCCTCGCCGACCAGTTCGACGCGGGGGCCGGTCGTAACGTGTTCTGGCTGTTCCTCGGAGACCTTGATGGCGGTTCGTCCGTGCTCGACGACCTCGATGCACTGCGGGCCGAGGCTCCGCACATCAGGAATGTCAGTCTTTACCGAGGGTGGGATGCGATCGAGGAGACTCCCGATCATTCCTTCTGGCGTGGAGTGCTGAATCCGTTCGCTCGTTGGAGAAAGGGGTATCCCGCGGCTCGACGCTGACAGGCCGAGTATCCCGGGGTGACCTTCGTTTGCTGCGAGTACCTCGATCCGCGGGGGATTACGAGGTACCGGACATCACGAGGTACCGGACGACGAAGGGAAGCCTTCGGCCGTACGCGCAAGGAATTGGTGTGAGCCCTGGTCCGCGGATCTGAGGCCTACAGATCGTCGTCCGACGGGTGCGGGCGCGCGGTCGGCGGGTGCGGATGGGGATGCGGGGTGGAGGGCGTGCCCGGCGGCGGTGTTTGCTGCGGGAAGGGGAGGATCTTGCCGCCGGCGTCGCGGCGGGGCGGGGCGGCCTGCCCTTGACCCGTACCCGGGCTCTGGCTGCGGAGCGCGGCCGCCGACCGGCGTCGCTGGTCCTCGTGCTCGCCCCGGTCCCGCCAGCCCTGCCCGTACGCCCTGAAC
Encoded proteins:
- a CDS encoding VWA domain-containing protein is translated as MASAGMNLPKSRTKSRKGVLSASLIARFSGVRRDSVRVVLAIPGAHRYPLESGVVADMARRAAVLGEVMSPVAEVEAWIYTARAYRLPNLRLADAERWIADWAVLPKEPLLSRDAVPGNSLGRGAEEYGLFDAEDAAEAVKGITQSLPESEVATLVLFYFWGLHSEGTALADQFDAGAGRNVFWLFLGDLDGGSSVLDDLDALRAEAPHIRNVSLYRGWDAIEETPDHSFWRGVLNPFARWRKGYPAARR